A single genomic interval of Pseudomonadota bacterium harbors:
- a CDS encoding FHA domain-containing protein, whose amino-acid sequence MIGVVELNDAGLLVAADGTELLESPGYLAFEGKNLHVGAAAAQRVKLIPTQTQYAFWEYFASETLPTGQLPQAGLKHADLAYRHLERLWSIVGKDLKQLVLCVPADWGRAELGLLLGICQTLKIPVRALVNVALAASAMPQPGRTLMHLDIHLHRLVLSTLDQGPWLSQAAVESTREVGLLRLLDGWAFAAAGAFVQATRFDPLHQAQTEQQLFDRLPAWLAAASGRRQLSLSVDHNGNTVEARAPSQIFRDAAEPLYRRMAEFVGSHLAGVDPVSLVISPRLAVLPGVSEELAALPNVQLIPGGRLDFAGVLNRLYLPRDAGKGGAVNVTRIPWFKSEDQASHEAPGSARASAPTHLLHEHTAYRLAAGQPFVVGAGVQQNDGLKLGGGGVGERHFRLRQESTGWLLEDLSGGATRINGEPLEGRRPVSAGDRIQLGNPAQELILIAEAATVRSPSAAS is encoded by the coding sequence GTGATCGGCGTTGTCGAACTCAATGACGCCGGCCTGCTGGTAGCGGCTGACGGCACCGAGCTGCTGGAGAGCCCGGGCTACCTGGCGTTTGAAGGCAAAAACCTTCATGTCGGGGCGGCCGCGGCGCAGCGCGTCAAGCTGATCCCCACGCAGACCCAGTACGCCTTCTGGGAATACTTTGCGAGCGAAACGCTCCCGACGGGCCAGCTGCCCCAGGCGGGCCTGAAACACGCGGATCTCGCCTATCGTCACCTGGAGCGCCTGTGGAGCATCGTCGGCAAGGACCTCAAGCAGCTGGTGCTGTGTGTACCGGCCGACTGGGGCCGGGCGGAGCTCGGTCTGCTGCTGGGGATCTGCCAGACGCTCAAGATTCCCGTGCGCGCGCTGGTCAATGTGGCGCTGGCGGCCAGCGCGATGCCCCAGCCCGGGCGTACGCTGATGCACCTGGACATCCATCTGCACCGGCTGGTGCTGAGCACGCTGGACCAGGGGCCGTGGCTGTCGCAGGCGGCGGTTGAGAGCACCCGAGAGGTGGGCCTGCTGCGGCTGCTCGACGGCTGGGCGTTTGCAGCGGCCGGCGCGTTTGTGCAGGCCACCCGCTTTGACCCGCTCCACCAGGCGCAGACCGAGCAGCAGCTGTTCGATCGGCTGCCGGCGTGGCTGGCGGCGGCAAGCGGGCGCCGCCAGCTGTCGCTCAGCGTAGATCACAACGGCAATACGGTTGAGGCGCGGGCGCCTTCACAAATCTTCCGGGATGCCGCGGAACCCCTGTATCGCCGCATGGCGGAATTTGTCGGCTCACACCTTGCCGGCGTTGACCCGGTGTCGCTGGTGATCAGCCCGCGGCTTGCGGTTCTGCCGGGTGTCAGCGAGGAGCTGGCCGCGCTGCCGAACGTCCAGCTGATTCCGGGCGGACGGCTGGACTTCGCCGGCGTGCTGAATCGACTGTACCTGCCGCGGGACGCCGGCAAGGGTGGTGCGGTGAACGTCACCCGCATCCCCTGGTTCAAATCGGAGGACCAGGCGAGCCATGAGGCGCCGGGCAGCGCCCGCGCTTCGGCCCCGACCCATCTGCTCCACGAGCACACCGCCTACCGGCTGGCGGCGGGACAGCCGTTTGTAGTCGGCGCTGGCGTCCAGCAAAACGATGGGCTGAAGCTGGGCGGGGGCGGCGTGGGTGAGCGGCACTTCAGGCTGCGCCAGGAAAGTACCGGTTGGCTGCTGGAGGATCTGTCCGGCGGCGCCACCCGCATCAACGGCGAGCCGCTGGAGGGCCGCCGACCGGTTTCCGCCGGGGACCGCATCCAGCTTGGCAACCCGGCCCAGGAGCTGATCCTCATCGCCGAAGCCGCCACCGTGAGGTCTCCCAGTGCCGCGTCGTAA
- a CDS encoding VWA domain-containing protein: protein MPRRKRQFNAFNLSFLDIMSCGFGAVILFFVIINHAQDERNDDLTADLSGEVNLVETELKLEQLNLAKLQNALTEVEEEIVTAQGASDRLLSEVDDTEKELSEQDAETAAKREHMNQLITDLKALEKERDRLQQLETEGGESVRSYTGEGDRQYLTGLRVGGRRIAIFVDASASMLDETIVNVIRRRNLPDEQKLRADKWQRVVRTVDWITTQVPENAQFQVYTFNTKATPALEGTDGQWLDVEKGRRLDEAVDRIRSIIPTGGTRLHSVTETINRMNPLPDNVFLLVDGLPTQGLNPATKRGTVTSRERERFFYDATADLPIGVPVNTILFPMEGDPKAASGFWRLAILSGGSFITPAKDWP, encoded by the coding sequence GTGCCGCGTCGTAAGCGCCAATTTAACGCCTTCAACCTGTCGTTTCTGGACATCATGTCCTGCGGCTTCGGCGCGGTGATCCTGTTTTTTGTGATCATCAATCACGCCCAGGACGAGCGGAACGACGACCTGACGGCGGACCTCTCCGGTGAGGTCAACCTGGTGGAAACCGAGCTCAAGCTGGAGCAGCTGAACCTGGCGAAACTGCAGAACGCGCTGACGGAGGTCGAAGAGGAGATCGTGACGGCCCAGGGGGCTTCCGATCGTCTGCTGTCCGAGGTGGACGACACCGAGAAGGAGCTGTCGGAGCAGGACGCGGAGACCGCCGCCAAGCGCGAGCATATGAACCAGCTCATCACCGATCTGAAGGCGCTGGAAAAGGAGCGCGACCGGCTACAGCAGCTCGAGACCGAAGGTGGCGAGAGCGTTCGCAGCTACACCGGCGAAGGTGACCGGCAGTACCTGACCGGGCTTCGGGTTGGCGGCCGGCGAATTGCCATCTTTGTGGACGCGTCAGCCTCCATGCTGGACGAGACGATCGTCAACGTGATCCGGCGCCGCAACCTGCCGGACGAGCAAAAGCTGCGGGCGGACAAGTGGCAGCGGGTTGTTCGGACCGTTGACTGGATTACGACGCAGGTGCCGGAAAACGCGCAGTTTCAGGTGTATACCTTCAATACCAAGGCCACGCCGGCGCTCGAGGGCACCGACGGCCAGTGGCTGGACGTGGAAAAAGGGCGCCGCCTGGATGAGGCGGTGGACCGGATTCGCAGCATCATTCCCACCGGCGGCACGCGGCTTCACTCGGTCACTGAAACCATCAACCGGATGAATCCACTGCCGGACAACGTGTTTCTGCTGGTGGACGGGTTGCCGACCCAGGGGCTGAATCCGGCCACCAAACGCGGCACCGTCACGTCCCGAGAGCGGGAGCGGTTTTTTTACGACGCCACCGCCGACCTGCCGATCGGCGTGCCGGTCAACACGATCCTGTTTCCCATGGAGGGTGATCCGAAGGCCGCCAGCGGCTTCTGGCGCCTGGCGATCCTCAGCGGCGGCTCGTTCATCACGCCCGCGAAGGACTGGCCATGA
- a CDS encoding VWA domain-containing protein, whose product MSRRKRTVEQVSLSFLDCICCGFGAIILLLVIVKTAEPMIIEETREDLSGLLADLQEQLVQIRGETTVLNRDLQTKEEQLSEVEDSIARLRMLLSTLKSEFDSSSDQSDAITAIENQLSRARQQLNEMQRRLNYSRALEDTTVGGIPVDSEYVIFVIDTSGSMRNFGWDLLLDKIIETLDVYPEVKGIQVLNDMGEYMFSRYAERWIPDSPGRRRAIIDRMKTWSAFSNSSPVEGITKAIARFYKPGQKISVYVFGDDFSGRSIARVIETIDKINREDAEGNRLVRIHTVGFPVWFTAPRSQQASVERFATLMRLLAEKNGGTFVGLNSHQP is encoded by the coding sequence ATGAGCCGGCGTAAGCGCACCGTTGAGCAGGTCAGCCTGTCGTTCCTCGACTGCATCTGCTGTGGTTTCGGCGCCATCATTTTGCTGCTGGTGATCGTGAAAACGGCCGAGCCGATGATCATCGAGGAAACCCGCGAAGACTTAAGCGGGCTCCTGGCGGATCTGCAGGAGCAGCTGGTGCAAATCCGCGGCGAGACCACGGTACTGAACCGCGATCTGCAAACCAAAGAGGAACAGCTCTCGGAGGTTGAGGACAGCATCGCGCGCCTGCGGATGCTGCTGTCGACCCTCAAATCCGAGTTTGACTCCTCTTCCGATCAGAGTGACGCCATCACGGCGATCGAAAACCAGCTCAGCCGAGCCCGTCAGCAGCTCAACGAGATGCAGCGGCGGCTGAACTATTCCCGGGCGCTCGAAGACACCACGGTGGGTGGTATCCCGGTGGACAGCGAATACGTGATCTTTGTGATCGACACCTCCGGCAGTATGCGCAACTTCGGCTGGGACCTCCTGCTGGATAAGATCATTGAGACCCTCGACGTTTACCCGGAAGTGAAGGGCATCCAGGTGCTCAACGACATGGGGGAATACATGTTCTCGCGCTATGCCGAGCGCTGGATTCCCGACTCGCCCGGGCGTCGTCGGGCGATCATCGATCGGATGAAAACCTGGAGCGCGTTTTCCAACTCCAGCCCCGTCGAGGGGATCACCAAGGCGATTGCCCGCTTCTACAAGCCGGGGCAAAAAATCAGCGTCTACGTTTTTGGCGACGACTTTTCGGGCCGCTCCATCGCCCGCGTGATCGAGACGATCGACAAAATCAACCGTGAAGACGCTGAGGGCAACCGCCTGGTGCGGATCCACACGGTCGGCTTCCCGGTGTGGTTCACCGCGCCCCGCTCCCAGCAGGCATCGGTGGAGCGCTTTGCCACCCTGATGCGCCTGCTGGCGGAAAAAAATGGCGGAACCTTTGTCGGATTGAATTCTCACCAGCCGTAG
- a CDS encoding peptidylprolyl isomerase — translation MSRASARHILVATEADCLNLKSEIEGGADFADVARQHSSCPSGQQGGNLGEFGPGQMVPEFDQVVFSAPVGELQGPVKTQFGYHLLEVTERS, via the coding sequence ATGAGCCGAGCATCTGCGCGCCACATTCTGGTGGCCACCGAAGCTGATTGTTTGAACCTGAAAAGTGAAATCGAAGGTGGCGCCGACTTTGCCGACGTCGCCCGCCAGCACTCCAGCTGCCCGTCGGGTCAGCAGGGTGGCAACCTGGGCGAGTTTGGCCCGGGTCAGATGGTGCCGGAGTTTGACCAGGTGGTGTTCAGCGCACCGGTCGGAGAGCTTCAGGGACCGGTCAAAACCCAGTTTGGTTACCACCTGCTCGAGGTCACCGAGCGCTCCTGA
- a CDS encoding glutathione S-transferase family protein, with translation MKFYDFAHAPSPRRARMLIAEKGLNIETVVVDLGRKAQFEPAFRAINPACTIPVLELDDGTALTENNAIAVYLEEVYPEPPMLGVSAKEKALVTNWNDRCTLEGYSAVAESFRNFSKFFADRSVTGPQPFAQIPELVERGRLRSEAFLATMDERLSETPYLAGENFTYADITGFCLVEFAARIKLEPGEDQPSLKRWYSEIAERPSAAV, from the coding sequence ATGAAGTTTTACGACTTTGCCCACGCCCCCAGCCCGCGCCGGGCCCGCATGCTGATCGCTGAGAAGGGGCTCAACATCGAGACCGTGGTGGTCGATCTGGGCAGAAAAGCACAGTTTGAACCGGCGTTTCGAGCGATCAACCCGGCCTGCACCATTCCCGTACTGGAGCTGGACGACGGCACGGCGCTCACGGAAAACAACGCCATTGCGGTCTACCTCGAGGAGGTTTATCCCGAACCACCGATGCTCGGGGTCAGCGCCAAAGAAAAAGCGCTGGTCACCAACTGGAATGATCGCTGCACGCTGGAGGGTTACAGCGCCGTCGCCGAGTCGTTTCGCAATTTCTCGAAGTTTTTTGCCGACCGATCCGTGACCGGACCGCAGCCATTTGCGCAGATTCCAGAGCTGGTAGAACGCGGTCGCCTGCGCAGTGAAGCGTTCCTGGCGACGATGGACGAACGGCTGTCGGAAACGCCGTACCTTGCCGGCGAGAATTTTACCTATGCGGACATCACCGGCTTCTGCCTGGTGGAGTTTGCCGCACGCATCAAGCTCGAACCCGGTGAAGACCAGCCGAGCCTCAAGCGTTGGTACAGCGAGATTGCTGAGCGGCCCTCAGCGGCCGTCTAA
- a CDS encoding FRG domain-containing protein: MAIEEIRVENWAHLNQVLFDEPPHPQIGRYRSNFAYRGVSDARYGLETTLMRLGGDYARLEPHILRSFQKYAHLEMNEEAYIWNWLALAQHHGLPTRLLDWTYSPYVALNFCTDHTDKFELDGAIWCVNFVATNQHLSSQLMSRLRSESARVFTTRMLHEEVNTLDAFDAQRANPFVVFIEPPSLDARIVNQSGLFSVMSNPKISMDQWFSPAETVCRKIIIPAAMKWEVRDKLDQSNINERVLFPGLDGLCTYLTRYYSPKQ; this comes from the coding sequence GTGGCCATCGAAGAAATCCGGGTAGAAAACTGGGCGCATCTCAACCAGGTGTTGTTCGACGAGCCGCCCCATCCTCAGATCGGTCGCTACCGCTCGAACTTTGCCTATCGCGGCGTCTCGGACGCCCGCTACGGGCTGGAAACCACCCTGATGCGCCTCGGCGGGGACTACGCCCGGCTGGAGCCCCACATCCTGCGCAGCTTCCAGAAGTACGCCCACCTGGAGATGAACGAGGAAGCCTATATCTGGAACTGGCTGGCGCTGGCGCAGCACCACGGGCTGCCCACCCGGCTGCTCGACTGGACCTACTCACCTTACGTTGCTCTAAATTTCTGCACCGACCACACGGACAAGTTTGAGCTGGACGGCGCTATCTGGTGCGTGAACTTTGTGGCGACCAACCAGCACCTGTCCTCACAGCTCATGAGCCGCCTGCGCAGCGAGAGCGCCCGCGTGTTCACCACCCGGATGCTCCACGAAGAGGTCAATACCCTTGACGCTTTTGACGCCCAGCGCGCGAATCCGTTTGTGGTGTTTATCGAGCCGCCGTCGCTGGATGCGCGAATCGTTAATCAGTCCGGGCTGTTCTCGGTGATGTCCAATCCGAAGATTTCCATGGACCAGTGGTTTTCCCCGGCAGAAACCGTGTGTCGCAAGATCATCATTCCCGCAGCGATGAAGTGGGAAGTGCGCGACAAGCTCGATCAGTCCAACATCAATGAGCGGGTGCTGTTTCCCGGCCTCGACGGCCTGTGCACCTACCTGACGCGCTACTACAGCCCGAAGCAGTGA
- a CDS encoding fumarylacetoacetate hydrolase family protein, whose protein sequence is MTATDPNPVYVIEPPPQAWVPVGEGWERFPVRRIYCVGRNYAEHAREMGGDDRDPPFFFQKPADALLHSGKVLPYPPLTEDLHHEVELVMALKSGGRRLSASAVADAVYGLAVGIDFTRRDLQAVAKKAGRPWEIGKAFDHSAAIAPLTPLDGAPLPTSGEIVLSVNGEVRQRGDIQDMVWGCLEIIQTLSTHYTLAPGDLIYTGTPAGVGPLIPGDQLEASVTGLAPLAIAVSDRD, encoded by the coding sequence ATGACCGCCACTGATCCAAACCCCGTTTACGTGATCGAACCGCCACCGCAGGCCTGGGTGCCGGTGGGTGAGGGGTGGGAGCGATTTCCCGTGCGCCGCATCTACTGTGTCGGTCGGAACTACGCTGAGCACGCCCGGGAAATGGGGGGTGACGACCGCGACCCGCCGTTCTTTTTCCAAAAGCCAGCTGACGCTCTTCTGCACAGCGGGAAGGTGCTGCCTTATCCGCCGCTGACCGAAGACCTGCACCACGAGGTGGAGCTGGTCATGGCGCTCAAGAGCGGGGGCCGCAGGCTGTCGGCGAGCGCCGTCGCAGACGCGGTTTATGGACTGGCTGTCGGCATCGACTTCACCCGCCGCGATCTCCAGGCCGTGGCGAAGAAGGCCGGACGCCCCTGGGAAATTGGTAAGGCGTTCGATCACTCGGCGGCCATTGCGCCGCTGACGCCGCTGGACGGCGCGCCACTGCCCACAAGCGGCGAGATCGTGCTGTCGGTGAACGGTGAGGTCCGTCAGCGGGGGGACATCCAGGATATGGTCTGGGGCTGCCTCGAAATTATCCAGACCCTGTCGACTCACTACACCCTGGCGCCCGGCGACCTGATCTATACCGGCACGCCGGCCGGCGTGGGGCCCTTGATACCCGGGGATCAGCTCGAGGCCAGCGTCACCGGCCTGGCTCCACTGGCAATCGCGGTCAGCGACCGGGACTGA
- a CDS encoding winged helix-turn-helix domain-containing protein produces the protein MGKLRIHPWWFDPDANELVGHRQQVRLTPKASHTLLLLAEVPGRVLSRAELADRVGLSDEGLSRIINELRQALGDEARNPHFIETIPRRGYRLREQAASPPSADPASHSRRAWPWIAGLATAAVAGVVALGLGRSVAPQAEVPPTAQTEMPADREATRLTSFTGAARWPVLYDQQVWFNAADSQGVVTHPGQRLTLASLKIEAGEWPASVRHVHPGPIFRALMIEAEDGCQLQIHSNTAAAGPIDTAVTPCRRAPGGLDWSKDGGQLAFENRRGGISVLDVATGVTTVRTRPRPPAEDLTPRFHPDGVNVSFVRSDGRVGELMQTEPGGATPLTQDHQMVFGHAWINRDQVMLSSDRSGVRRLWRHHTGSDTWQDYGQTGVMNLDFEAPNLVFELPRYRADIWRWDGSQTKLTVGSQHYDNHPRLSPDGRVLAFVSTRSGTTGLWLSEPDGSEASLRAGLSDGRITRPSWQNNRRLLYVVYSPRGSEVFAVSLSRGEPELMVPAEFAPSEVVADPAGTLYFLGSDGASQGLFRWQGGTAMLIREGTFNRLEQDRSGQLYLGVGGQAGVVRLENDRTLSPTVALPANRELDWTIGGNRLYFVSADGLEWRSLSGPERGVVDSPAPSTVGLALGASADGQVLYISRFHSLQVDLLHSTLSPGR, from the coding sequence TTGGGCAAGCTACGCATCCATCCCTGGTGGTTCGATCCCGATGCCAACGAACTGGTCGGCCACCGGCAACAGGTCCGGTTAACGCCAAAAGCGTCACACACGCTGCTGCTGCTGGCGGAGGTGCCGGGCCGGGTCCTGAGCCGCGCCGAGCTCGCCGACCGGGTTGGGCTGAGCGACGAAGGCCTGTCTCGGATCATCAACGAACTGCGCCAGGCCCTCGGCGACGAGGCCCGCAACCCCCATTTCATTGAAACGATCCCACGCCGCGGCTACCGGCTGCGCGAGCAGGCGGCCTCGCCCCCCAGCGCCGACCCAGCGTCGCACTCCCGTCGAGCCTGGCCGTGGATCGCTGGCCTAGCCACCGCGGCCGTTGCCGGTGTTGTCGCGTTGGGCCTTGGACGGTCCGTGGCGCCTCAGGCGGAGGTGCCGCCGACGGCGCAAACCGAAATGCCGGCCGACCGCGAGGCCACGCGGCTGACCTCCTTCACCGGCGCGGCGCGCTGGCCGGTGCTTTACGACCAGCAGGTGTGGTTCAACGCGGCTGACTCGCAGGGTGTGGTCACCCATCCGGGGCAACGGCTGACGCTGGCTTCGCTCAAGATCGAGGCGGGGGAATGGCCCGCGAGCGTACGGCATGTTCATCCGGGACCAATATTTCGGGCGCTGATGATTGAGGCGGAGGACGGGTGCCAACTGCAGATCCACTCAAACACGGCAGCGGCCGGCCCGATCGATACAGCGGTTACACCCTGCCGTCGGGCGCCCGGCGGACTGGACTGGTCGAAGGACGGCGGGCAGCTGGCCTTTGAGAACCGTCGCGGCGGCATCTCCGTGCTCGATGTCGCAACGGGGGTTACCACCGTTCGGACCCGGCCCAGGCCACCCGCCGAGGACCTGACGCCGCGCTTTCACCCGGACGGCGTGAACGTATCGTTTGTGCGCAGCGACGGCCGAGTCGGCGAACTGATGCAAACCGAGCCCGGTGGCGCTACGCCGCTGACACAAGACCACCAGATGGTCTTTGGTCACGCGTGGATCAACCGGGACCAGGTCATGCTCAGCAGCGACCGTTCGGGCGTCAGGCGACTTTGGCGCCACCATACAGGCAGCGACACGTGGCAAGACTATGGGCAAACCGGGGTGATGAACCTGGATTTTGAGGCTCCCAACCTGGTTTTCGAACTGCCGCGCTATCGCGCTGATATCTGGCGCTGGGACGGCAGCCAAACCAAGCTGACGGTGGGCTCTCAGCACTATGATAATCACCCGAGGTTGTCGCCTGACGGCCGCGTCCTGGCCTTTGTCTCCACCCGGAGCGGCACCACCGGCCTGTGGCTCAGCGAGCCCGACGGCAGCGAGGCATCGCTGCGGGCGGGTCTCAGCGACGGTCGAATCACCCGGCCCTCCTGGCAGAACAACCGCCGGCTGCTCTACGTGGTGTACAGCCCTCGTGGTTCCGAGGTTTTTGCCGTAAGCCTGTCCCGCGGCGAACCGGAGCTGATGGTGCCGGCCGAGTTTGCGCCCAGCGAAGTGGTGGCCGATCCGGCGGGGACCCTTTACTTCCTGGGTTCCGACGGCGCAAGTCAGGGGCTATTCCGCTGGCAGGGCGGCACCGCCATGCTGATTCGCGAAGGGACATTCAACCGCTTGGAGCAAGATCGCAGCGGCCAGCTCTATCTCGGGGTCGGAGGCCAGGCTGGCGTGGTGCGGCTGGAGAACGACCGCACGCTCTCCCCCACCGTGGCGCTGCCGGCCAACCGCGAACTTGATTGGACCATCGGCGGCAACCGGCTCTATTTTGTTTCGGCGGACGGCCTTGAGTGGCGCTCCCTCAGCGGGCCGGAACGGGGTGTGGTCGACTCGCCGGCGCCCAGCACGGTGGGACTGGCGCTCGGAGCGTCAGCTGACGGCCAGGTGCTTTATATCTCGCGCTTTCACAGCCTGCAGGTTGACCTGCTCCACAGCACCCTCAGTCCCGGTCGCTGA
- a CDS encoding thioesterase family protein — protein sequence MTDESRVAPLPRSAFVHFQTLQTRWSDNDIYRHVNNAVYYHLVDTVVNGYLVEEGALDIERSDVVGLVVETRCNYFAPLVYPQNIDGGLAVQRIGRSSIIYQVGLFAEGATETAALAKFVHVYVDRDSHRPTAIPAPMLAAVEKLTV from the coding sequence ATGACGGACGAATCCCGCGTAGCGCCCCTGCCCCGCAGCGCATTTGTGCATTTTCAGACGCTACAGACCCGCTGGAGCGACAACGACATCTATCGACACGTGAACAACGCGGTGTATTACCACCTCGTCGACACGGTGGTGAACGGCTATCTGGTCGAAGAAGGGGCGCTGGACATCGAGCGCAGCGACGTTGTGGGTCTGGTGGTCGAAACGCGCTGCAACTATTTTGCGCCGCTCGTGTATCCGCAGAACATCGACGGCGGGTTAGCGGTCCAGCGAATCGGCCGCTCCAGCATCATCTATCAGGTGGGTCTGTTTGCCGAGGGCGCAACCGAAACGGCCGCGCTGGCGAAGTTTGTTCACGTGTACGTCGACCGGGACAGCCACCGACCGACCGCCATCCCGGCGCCGATGCTGGCCGCCGTCGAAAAGCTGACCGTTTAG
- a CDS encoding NADP-dependent oxidoreductase, whose product MVNRQWLCASYVPPDEIPTQKHFELVEAPMPSPAEGEVLLRTLLLGTSPAQRMYVTKESEFHIKVAPGEIMSGRGVAEVIESRHPQYQAGDIMEGTLGWQEYVAMSPDPQVKDGSHVTPVKKVDNPVRPLTTVLGLFGQRAFSAYVGMVEIGDTQPGDQVLVSSAAGGVGSIACQLARARGASRVVGIAGGEEKCRWLVDQGLCDAAIDYRQENLEAQIGEALPDGLNIYLDNVGGDTLDAALQHLAVGARVAVCGHISTEYLRPRPPGPTHYYNLLYRRSRMEGFFVFDYLSRWGEFEAQLRRWYADGLLKLTDHVLEGIERTPDALTSLFTGANVGNCVVRVAPDPETVPAL is encoded by the coding sequence GTGGTCAATCGACAATGGCTGTGCGCCAGCTACGTCCCGCCGGACGAAATTCCCACGCAAAAACACTTTGAGCTCGTGGAAGCGCCAATGCCGTCGCCGGCCGAGGGTGAGGTGCTGCTACGCACGCTGCTGCTGGGAACCAGCCCGGCGCAGCGGATGTACGTGACCAAAGAAAGCGAATTCCACATCAAGGTGGCGCCAGGCGAGATCATGAGCGGGCGTGGCGTGGCGGAGGTGATCGAGAGCCGCCACCCTCAGTACCAGGCGGGCGACATCATGGAGGGCACGCTGGGCTGGCAGGAGTACGTGGCGATGTCGCCGGATCCGCAGGTTAAAGACGGCTCCCACGTGACCCCGGTGAAAAAGGTGGACAATCCAGTGCGGCCCCTGACTACCGTACTGGGCCTGTTCGGCCAGCGGGCCTTCAGCGCCTACGTCGGCATGGTCGAAATCGGCGACACGCAGCCCGGGGACCAGGTTCTGGTGTCATCAGCGGCTGGCGGCGTCGGCTCCATCGCCTGCCAGCTCGCCCGCGCCAGGGGCGCGAGCCGGGTTGTCGGCATCGCCGGCGGCGAGGAGAAGTGCCGCTGGCTGGTCGATCAGGGGTTATGCGACGCGGCCATCGACTATCGGCAGGAAAACCTCGAAGCGCAGATCGGCGAGGCGCTGCCGGACGGCCTCAACATTTACCTCGACAACGTGGGCGGCGACACCCTGGACGCGGCGCTCCAGCACCTGGCGGTCGGGGCTCGGGTCGCGGTCTGCGGCCACATCTCAACGGAATACCTGCGCCCCCGCCCGCCTGGGCCCACCCACTATTACAACCTGCTGTATCGGCGGTCGCGGATGGAAGGCTTCTTCGTGTTCGACTACCTGTCCCGCTGGGGGGAGTTCGAAGCGCAGCTTCGCCGGTGGTACGCCGACGGCCTGCTCAAGCTGACCGACCACGTTCTGGAGGGCATCGAGCGCACGCCCGACGCGCTGACAAGCCTGTTTACCGGCGCCAACGTCGGCAACTGCGTGGTCCGGGTGGCGCCAGATCCAGAAACCGTTCCAGCGCTGTAG